In the Myxococcus fulvus genome, one interval contains:
- a CDS encoding AAA family ATPase yields MESAAPAPRPVPDASSDDLRAVEELAQARNAIVGQIEKRVVGQREVVEHLLISLFSRGHCLFVGVPGLAKTLLISTLADVLNLSFNRIQFTPDLMPSDITGTDILEEDRTTGRRNFRFVQGPLFANIILADEVNRTPPKTQAALLQAMQEYRITAGGRTYPLAPPFLVFATQNPIEQEGTYPLPEAQLDRFMFLVDVGYPTAEEEIQIVKSTTGGEQPALEKILSPERIVALQDLVRRVPVPDHVVRFAVELVRNTRPKEAGVPDFVAKNVSWGAGPRASQYLVLAAKARAILHGRFVATVEDVRALARPVLRHRVLPNFTAESEGITSVKLVDQLLTVVKG; encoded by the coding sequence ATGGAAAGCGCCGCCCCCGCCCCACGTCCCGTGCCCGATGCCTCGAGCGACGACCTCCGCGCAGTCGAGGAGCTTGCCCAGGCCCGTAACGCCATCGTCGGTCAAATCGAAAAGCGCGTCGTCGGGCAGCGCGAGGTGGTGGAGCACCTGCTCATCTCGCTCTTCAGCCGGGGCCACTGCCTGTTCGTCGGCGTGCCGGGCCTGGCCAAGACGCTGCTCATCTCCACGCTGGCGGACGTGCTGAACCTGTCCTTCAACCGCATCCAGTTCACCCCGGACCTGATGCCCTCGGACATCACCGGCACGGACATCCTGGAGGAGGACCGCACCACCGGCCGGCGCAACTTCCGCTTCGTGCAGGGCCCCCTGTTCGCCAACATCATCCTGGCCGACGAGGTGAACCGCACGCCGCCCAAGACGCAGGCCGCGCTGCTGCAGGCCATGCAGGAGTACCGCATCACCGCCGGCGGCCGCACGTATCCGCTCGCCCCGCCCTTCCTCGTCTTCGCCACGCAGAACCCCATCGAGCAGGAGGGCACCTACCCCCTGCCCGAGGCGCAGCTGGACCGGTTCATGTTCCTGGTGGACGTGGGCTACCCCACCGCCGAGGAGGAGATTCAAATCGTCAAGAGCACCACCGGCGGCGAGCAGCCGGCGCTCGAGAAGATCCTCTCTCCCGAGCGCATCGTCGCCCTCCAGGATCTGGTGCGGCGCGTGCCGGTGCCGGACCACGTGGTGCGCTTCGCGGTGGAGCTGGTGCGCAACACCCGGCCCAAGGAAGCGGGCGTGCCGGACTTCGTGGCGAAGAACGTGTCGTGGGGCGCGGGCCCTCGCGCCAGCCAGTACCTGGTGCTGGCGGCCAAGGCGCGCGCGATTCTCCACGGGCGCTTCGTGGCGACGGTGGAGGACGTGCGTGCGCTGGCGAGGCCGGTGCTGCGCCACCGCGTGCTGCCCAACTTCACCGCGGAGAGCGAGGGAATCACGTCCGTGAAGCTCGTGGACCAGCTCCTCACGGTGGTGAAGGGCTAG
- a CDS encoding DUF58 domain-containing protein produces the protein MLLDAQTLARLKGVKLRARAVMEGVLSGLHKSPHQGQSVEFAEHKEYAPGDELRHLDWKAYGKFDKYYVKRFEHETNLRAVMVVDASASMGYQSGALSKLEVATTLAGALSYLLVRQQDAAGLALLTGGKWKDVPPRASAGHLNVLLDTLDATAAGGTTDLGSAADHLAEVLPRRSTVIVLSDLLDEKQDALKRVLALRQRKNDVSLFHVVDPAELTFPFDDPTLFMDMEGEGRIEVNPREIKESYLEEFHAFLANVKASCAEADVDYELVRTDEKLDDVLLRYLARRGRRG, from the coding sequence GTGCTGCTCGATGCCCAGACGCTGGCCCGCCTCAAGGGCGTGAAGCTGCGTGCCCGCGCGGTGATGGAGGGGGTGCTGTCCGGCCTCCACAAGAGCCCCCATCAGGGGCAGAGCGTGGAGTTCGCCGAGCACAAGGAGTACGCGCCCGGCGACGAGCTGCGCCACCTCGACTGGAAGGCGTACGGCAAGTTCGACAAGTACTACGTCAAGCGCTTCGAGCACGAGACGAACCTGCGCGCGGTGATGGTGGTGGATGCGTCCGCGTCCATGGGCTACCAGAGCGGCGCGTTGTCCAAGCTGGAGGTGGCGACGACGCTCGCGGGCGCGCTGTCGTACCTGCTGGTGCGTCAGCAGGACGCGGCGGGCCTGGCGCTGCTCACCGGCGGCAAGTGGAAGGACGTGCCTCCGCGCGCGTCCGCGGGCCATCTGAACGTGCTGCTCGACACGCTGGACGCGACGGCGGCCGGCGGCACCACGGACCTGGGCAGCGCGGCGGACCACCTGGCGGAGGTGCTGCCCCGGCGCTCCACCGTCATCGTCCTGTCGGACCTGCTCGACGAGAAGCAGGACGCGCTCAAGCGGGTGCTGGCGCTGCGGCAGCGCAAGAACGACGTGTCGCTGTTCCACGTCGTGGACCCGGCGGAGCTGACGTTCCCCTTCGATGACCCCACGCTCTTCATGGACATGGAGGGCGAGGGCCGCATCGAGGTGAACCCGCGTGAAATCAAGGAGAGCTACCTGGAGGAGTTCCACGCCTTCCTGGCGAACGTGAAGGCGTCGTGCGCGGAGGCGGACGTGGACTACGAGCTGGTGCGCACGGACGAGAAGCTGGACGACGTGCTGCTGCGGTACCTGGCGCGGCGCGGGAGGCGCGGGTGA
- a CDS encoding BatA domain-containing protein, translating into MTFGNPWMLLGALGALIPLLVHLFDRRRPRPHPFGPLAFVLRSQKRTASRLKLKRLLLYVLRTLILLAIPIALAKPELTRDAQAAQVVKGPAATAIILDASLSMRWSDGTSLFERGRDEARDALKDLLPEEPATVVVCTGSPAAPPPPGFDRARLRALVDEAKPTYGGADLSRCMDLAARSLEENPMPAKRLVVVSDMAATAFRLEAPPPTVKGPTGAPVKPEVVLRDVAEGKETLANHAIVDLKVEPALQAGPRAFQFTFTVRNFGTEAVKDLEAAVRTGETTLAKGFVDVPAGGTTQKALTVRFPQGGTVVGQVTLAPDALAEDDRRAFVLPVPRALKALVVNGAPHATRYRDEAFFVDAALTAPGSPVEVAVRDAEVGLREDFSTYDLVLLLNVAAPNAEEAARLATFVENGGGLFVSMGDRVNTEDYNQKLGAVLPRPLRVLRTSAERDTDPEAETKAARLAQVNQEHVLFSPFTGRAEEGLVGARFYRYMLLEADNPTSPGASQVLATYEDGAPAVAVMRKGKGRVALFTSTVDRDWSDFAIRTSFLPLMQRFAAYLTGSLEEREEVRVRVGELATLRPEGSQKVTAVKGPDGAELPLKEQTEGSVVAGPVLEPGAYSVLGAEGKMVPALSFAATLDPAESDLTRVPQETLTAYFGEETVKASSGDEDRPSVPLWTWLILAACVAFFFEGTLLRK; encoded by the coding sequence GTGACGTTCGGCAATCCGTGGATGCTGCTGGGCGCGCTGGGCGCCCTCATCCCCCTGCTGGTGCACCTGTTCGACCGGCGCCGGCCGCGTCCCCATCCGTTCGGTCCGCTGGCCTTCGTGTTGCGCAGCCAGAAGCGCACCGCCAGCCGCCTCAAGCTCAAGCGCCTGCTCCTGTACGTGCTGCGCACGCTCATCCTGCTGGCCATCCCCATCGCGCTCGCGAAGCCCGAGCTGACGCGCGACGCGCAGGCCGCGCAGGTGGTGAAGGGCCCGGCCGCGACGGCCATCATCCTGGACGCGTCGCTGTCCATGCGCTGGTCGGACGGCACGTCGCTCTTCGAGCGGGGCCGGGACGAGGCGCGCGACGCGCTGAAGGACTTGCTGCCCGAGGAGCCGGCCACGGTGGTGGTGTGCACGGGCTCACCCGCGGCGCCGCCGCCTCCGGGGTTCGACCGGGCCCGGCTGCGCGCGCTCGTGGACGAGGCGAAGCCGACGTACGGCGGCGCGGACCTGTCGCGCTGCATGGACCTGGCGGCGCGCTCGCTGGAGGAGAACCCGATGCCGGCCAAGCGGCTGGTGGTGGTCTCCGACATGGCGGCCACGGCGTTCCGGCTGGAGGCCCCGCCGCCCACGGTGAAGGGCCCCACGGGCGCGCCGGTGAAGCCGGAGGTGGTGCTGCGCGACGTGGCCGAGGGCAAGGAGACGCTCGCCAACCACGCCATCGTCGACCTCAAGGTGGAGCCCGCGCTGCAGGCGGGCCCGCGCGCGTTCCAGTTCACCTTCACGGTGCGCAACTTCGGGACGGAGGCGGTGAAGGACCTGGAGGCCGCGGTGCGCACGGGCGAGACGACGCTGGCCAAGGGCTTCGTCGACGTGCCGGCCGGTGGCACCACGCAGAAGGCGCTCACGGTGCGCTTCCCGCAGGGCGGCACGGTGGTGGGCCAGGTGACGCTCGCGCCGGACGCGCTGGCGGAGGATGACCGACGGGCGTTCGTGCTGCCGGTGCCCCGCGCGCTCAAGGCGTTGGTGGTGAACGGCGCGCCGCACGCGACGCGCTACCGGGACGAGGCCTTCTTCGTGGACGCGGCGCTGACGGCGCCGGGCTCTCCGGTGGAGGTGGCCGTGCGCGACGCGGAGGTGGGGCTGCGCGAGGACTTCTCCACGTATGATTTGGTGCTGCTGCTCAACGTGGCGGCGCCGAACGCGGAGGAGGCGGCGCGGCTGGCCACCTTCGTGGAGAACGGCGGCGGCCTGTTCGTCAGCATGGGCGACCGGGTGAACACGGAGGACTACAACCAGAAGCTGGGCGCGGTGCTGCCCCGGCCGCTGCGCGTGCTGCGCACGAGCGCGGAGCGCGACACGGACCCGGAGGCGGAGACGAAGGCGGCGCGGCTGGCGCAGGTGAACCAGGAGCACGTGCTCTTCTCGCCCTTCACCGGACGCGCCGAGGAGGGCCTCGTGGGCGCGCGCTTCTACCGCTACATGCTCTTGGAGGCGGACAACCCCACGTCCCCGGGTGCGAGCCAGGTGCTGGCCACGTACGAGGACGGGGCTCCCGCGGTCGCGGTGATGCGCAAGGGCAAGGGCCGCGTGGCGCTGTTCACCAGCACGGTGGACCGCGACTGGAGCGACTTCGCCATCCGCACCAGCTTCCTGCCGCTGATGCAGCGCTTCGCGGCGTACCTCACCGGCTCGCTGGAGGAGCGCGAGGAGGTGCGCGTGCGCGTGGGTGAGCTGGCGACGCTGCGCCCGGAGGGCTCGCAGAAGGTGACGGCGGTGAAGGGCCCGGACGGCGCGGAGCTGCCGCTGAAGGAGCAGACGGAGGGCTCCGTCGTGGCGGGGCCGGTGCTGGAGCCGGGGGCGTACTCGGTGCTGGGCGCGGAGGGGAAGATGGTGCCCGCGCTGTCCTTCGCGGCGACGCTGGACCCTGCCGAGAGTGATTTGACGCGCGTGCCGCAGGAGACGCTCACCGCGTACTTCGGCGAGGAGACGGTGAAGGCGTCCAGCGGCGACGAGGACCGACCTTCGGTGCCGCTGTGGACGTGGCTCATCCTGGCCGCATGCGTGGCGTTCTTCTTCGAGGGCACGCTGCTGCGCAAGTAG
- the dbpA gene encoding ATP-dependent RNA helicase DbpA — MDFATLALSPPLLQVLGELGFQSATPIQAQSIPVLLQGKDLVGQARTGSGKTAAFALPLLRQVRLQDRRVQSLVLCPTRELCAQVAGEIRKLGRRLPGLQVLVLAGGQPIRPQLEALEKGAHIAVGTPGRIIDVLERDALDTRGVATVVLDEADRMLDMGFREDMERILGAMPSRRQTVLFSATFPPDIAALSRTFQKDPVRVTVEDTQEAPPIRQLRYDSAPDDKPAKLLKVLHRHMPASAIVFCNHKATVVELTKSLSDAGVSVDGLQGDLEQFERDRVMAKFRNLSTRVLVATDVAGRGIDVEALDAVVNYDMPFQPEPYVHRIGRTGRAGRTGLAIALVTPRDERKVEEIEQALGVKLETGDQAALEETFMKPGALGSEWETLYISAGRKDKMRPGDILGALTGEAGGFAATDVGKIEIQDHIAYVAVARRVSRIAFQRLSEGRIKGRKHKIERVK; from the coding sequence ATGGATTTCGCCACGCTCGCGCTGTCTCCCCCGTTGCTCCAGGTCCTGGGGGAGCTCGGCTTCCAGTCCGCCACGCCCATCCAGGCGCAGAGCATCCCCGTGCTGCTCCAGGGCAAGGACCTGGTCGGCCAGGCCCGCACGGGCAGCGGCAAGACCGCCGCCTTCGCGCTGCCCCTCTTGCGTCAGGTGCGGCTCCAGGACCGTCGGGTCCAGTCGCTGGTGCTCTGCCCCACGCGCGAGCTGTGCGCGCAGGTGGCGGGCGAGATCCGCAAGCTGGGCCGCAGGCTCCCCGGGCTCCAGGTGCTGGTGCTCGCCGGTGGCCAGCCCATCCGCCCGCAGCTGGAGGCGCTGGAGAAGGGCGCGCACATCGCGGTGGGGACTCCTGGCCGAATCATCGACGTGCTGGAGCGCGACGCGCTGGACACTCGTGGGGTGGCCACGGTGGTGCTGGACGAGGCGGACCGGATGCTCGACATGGGCTTCCGCGAGGACATGGAGCGCATCCTCGGCGCCATGCCGTCGCGCCGGCAGACGGTGCTCTTCTCCGCGACCTTCCCGCCGGACATCGCGGCCTTGAGCCGCACGTTCCAGAAGGACCCGGTGCGCGTGACGGTGGAGGACACCCAGGAGGCGCCGCCCATCCGCCAACTGCGCTACGACTCCGCGCCGGACGACAAGCCGGCGAAGCTGTTGAAGGTCCTCCACCGCCACATGCCGGCGTCCGCCATCGTCTTCTGCAACCACAAGGCGACGGTGGTGGAGCTGACGAAGTCGCTCTCCGACGCGGGCGTCAGCGTGGACGGACTGCAGGGTGACCTGGAGCAGTTCGAGCGGGACCGCGTCATGGCGAAGTTCCGCAACCTCAGCACGCGCGTGCTGGTGGCCACGGACGTGGCGGGGCGAGGCATCGACGTGGAGGCGCTCGACGCCGTCGTCAACTACGACATGCCCTTCCAGCCCGAGCCCTACGTGCACCGCATCGGCCGCACCGGACGCGCGGGCCGCACCGGCCTCGCCATCGCGCTGGTGACGCCGCGCGACGAGCGCAAGGTGGAGGAGATTGAGCAGGCCCTCGGCGTGAAGCTGGAGACGGGCGACCAGGCCGCGCTGGAGGAGACCTTCATGAAGCCCGGCGCGCTCGGCTCCGAGTGGGAGACGCTCTACATCTCCGCCGGTCGCAAGGACAAGATGCGGCCGGGCGACATCCTCGGCGCGCTGACGGGCGAGGCGGGCGGGTTCGCCGCGACGGACGTGGGCAAGATTGAAATCCAGGACCACATCGCCTACGTCGCCGTCGCCCGGCGCGTGTCCCGCATCGCCTTCCAGCGCTTGAGCGAGGGCCGCATCAAGGGCCGCAAGCACAAGATTGAACGCGTGAAGTAA
- a CDS encoding DUF488 domain-containing protein, which produces MIQLARVYHHLEPGDSDGARFLVERLWPRGIKKTRLELDGWLKDVAPSTELRKWYGHDPARWKEFQRRYARELSSHDEVLAPLLEAARQGDVTLLYSARDEDHNSAVVLKEYLEKQRRRPARRRRRPTVH; this is translated from the coding sequence ATGATTCAGCTCGCGCGCGTGTATCACCATCTGGAGCCCGGGGACTCGGACGGCGCTCGCTTCCTCGTGGAGCGGCTGTGGCCCCGGGGCATCAAGAAGACGCGGCTCGAGCTCGACGGCTGGCTCAAGGACGTGGCGCCGAGCACCGAGCTGCGCAAGTGGTATGGCCATGACCCGGCGCGCTGGAAGGAGTTCCAGCGCCGCTATGCCCGGGAGCTCTCCTCGCACGACGAGGTGCTCGCGCCGCTCCTCGAGGCGGCCCGCCAGGGTGACGTGACGCTGCTGTACAGCGCGCGCGACGAGGACCACAACAGCGCCGTCGTCCTGAAGGAATATCTGGAGAAGCAGCGGCGGCGTCCGGCCAGGCGGCGCCGTCGCCCCACGGTGCACTGA
- the nagZ gene encoding beta-N-acetylhexosaminidase, with the protein MVGFPGTRVDADLASLMDDGIYGAILFKRNVGTAQETAALCHALKVRAGRPFILSVDQEGGRVARLRGAPFTTLPPMRELGQRGDAAVVERVGRLLAHELRAVGFDWDFAPVLDVDTNPANPVIGDRSFSRDAEEVGRLGVALARGLEAGGVASCGKHFPGHGDTMTDSHLTLPRLPHDLERLRRVELVPFRAFAQARLASLMTAHVMFDALDKEMPATMSERVLTGVLRQELGFDGVLVSDDLEMKAIAAHYSVEEAAVRGTLAGVDLFLVCHQVDVQRRAIEAVVKAVESGRIPRERITEAHRRLDVLSARFAHPAEDRLATLGGAEHLALAQGLDSAFAGKDPTEVMLASR; encoded by the coding sequence ATGGTGGGCTTTCCTGGAACCCGCGTCGACGCCGACCTGGCGTCGTTGATGGATGACGGCATCTACGGCGCCATCCTGTTCAAGCGCAACGTGGGCACGGCCCAGGAGACGGCGGCGCTGTGCCACGCGCTCAAGGTGCGCGCGGGCCGGCCGTTCATCCTCTCGGTGGACCAGGAGGGTGGACGCGTGGCCCGGCTGCGCGGCGCGCCGTTCACCACCCTGCCCCCGATGCGGGAGCTGGGACAGCGCGGGGACGCGGCTGTCGTGGAGCGCGTGGGACGGCTGCTCGCGCACGAGCTGCGCGCGGTGGGCTTCGACTGGGACTTCGCGCCGGTGCTGGACGTGGACACCAATCCGGCCAATCCCGTCATCGGCGACCGGAGCTTCAGCCGGGACGCGGAGGAGGTGGGGCGGCTGGGCGTGGCGCTCGCTCGCGGGCTCGAGGCGGGAGGCGTCGCGTCCTGCGGCAAGCACTTCCCCGGGCACGGCGACACGATGACGGACAGCCACCTGACGCTGCCTCGGCTGCCGCATGATTTGGAGCGGCTGCGGCGCGTGGAGCTGGTGCCCTTCCGGGCCTTCGCGCAGGCGCGGCTGGCGTCGTTGATGACGGCGCATGTCATGTTCGACGCGCTGGACAAGGAGATGCCCGCGACGATGAGCGAGCGCGTTCTGACGGGCGTGCTGCGCCAGGAGCTGGGGTTCGACGGGGTGCTCGTCAGTGATGACCTGGAGATGAAGGCCATCGCCGCGCACTACTCCGTGGAGGAGGCGGCGGTGCGAGGCACGCTCGCGGGCGTGGACCTGTTCCTCGTGTGCCACCAGGTGGACGTGCAGCGGCGCGCCATCGAGGCGGTGGTGAAGGCGGTGGAGTCCGGACGGATTCCGCGTGAGCGCATCACCGAGGCGCATCGCCGGCTGGATGTGCTCTCCGCGCGCTTCGCGCACCCGGCGGAGGACCGGCTCGCCACGCTCGGAGGGGCCGAGCATCTGGCGCTGGCCCAGGGGCTCGACAGCGCCTTCGCGGGCAAGGACCCGACCGAGGTCATGCTCGCGTCGCGCTGA
- the bcp gene encoding thioredoxin-dependent thiol peroxidase, protein MPQAGDAAPDFQLQDQDGNTVTLSRFAGKNVVLYFYPKDDTPGCTVEACSFRDEHSTLEAAGAVVLGVSADTTASHRKFATKFSLPFPLLADTEHQMSEAYGVWGEKSLYGRKFLGITRATFLIGPDGKVKQVWPKVKVTGHVVEVLAALGAKPTSLPTGELPAPGSSPSVEESSAGDEDTREAPVASAPVSAPARVPVTRFDAPKRKAPRQGDTGTGATAQVEAPEARPAKAAPVTKAAPAPAKKAAPAKKAAPVTKGATKKAAPAKKAAAKKAAPSKKAAAKKAAPAKKAAVKKSAPAKKGAAKKVAPAKKGTAKKAAPAKKKAGSRK, encoded by the coding sequence ATGCCCCAAGCAGGTGACGCGGCTCCCGACTTCCAGCTGCAGGACCAGGACGGCAACACCGTGACGCTCTCGCGGTTCGCGGGGAAGAACGTCGTCCTCTATTTCTATCCGAAGGATGACACTCCCGGATGCACCGTGGAGGCGTGCAGCTTCCGCGACGAGCACTCGACGCTGGAGGCCGCTGGCGCCGTGGTGCTCGGCGTGTCCGCGGACACCACCGCGAGCCACCGGAAGTTCGCGACCAAGTTCAGCCTGCCCTTCCCGCTGCTGGCGGACACCGAGCACCAGATGTCGGAGGCGTACGGCGTCTGGGGCGAGAAGTCGCTGTACGGGCGCAAGTTCCTGGGCATCACCCGCGCGACGTTCCTCATCGGGCCGGACGGCAAGGTGAAGCAGGTGTGGCCGAAGGTGAAGGTGACCGGGCACGTGGTGGAGGTGCTCGCCGCGCTGGGCGCGAAGCCCACGAGCCTGCCCACGGGGGAGTTACCGGCGCCGGGCTCGAGCCCGAGCGTGGAGGAGTCGAGCGCGGGTGACGAGGACACGCGCGAGGCTCCGGTCGCGAGCGCGCCGGTGTCCGCTCCGGCGCGAGTGCCGGTGACGCGGTTCGATGCGCCGAAGCGCAAGGCGCCGCGTCAGGGTGACACGGGGACGGGGGCCACGGCCCAGGTCGAGGCTCCCGAGGCTCGCCCGGCGAAGGCCGCGCCCGTGACGAAGGCGGCGCCCGCGCCCGCGAAGAAGGCGGCGCCCGCGAAGAAGGCCGCGCCCGTGACGAAGGGGGCCACGAAGAAGGCTGCTCCGGCGAAGAAGGCCGCCGCGAAGAAGGCCGCGCCCTCGAAGAAGGCCGCCGCGAAGAAGGCCGCGCCCGCGAAGAAGGCCGCCGTGAAGAAGTCGGCTCCGGCGAAGAAGGGTGCCGCTAAGAAGGTTGCTCCCGCCAAGAAGGGCACTGCGAAGAAGGCCGCGCCCGCGAAGAAGAAGGCCGGCTCCCGAAAGTAG
- a CDS encoding response regulator yields MAAPRILVVDDNPELLSLLTQLFEDAGYEVVGASRGKQAIEVAKAHPPGAAVLDILLPDMMGYPLADALRKDNPQLPLLFITGVFKGGKHALEARQKYQAAGYFEKPFEAQKLLEAVTKVLAPEKKAPPAGSLQDAFEVELDIDVEEEGPQDVMELTGRIKVTGGGNITAEIRGANLTASPMQKVPATQVRPPTPGRPPDQPPPGSGAPGSRRGELKDNLPSLLTAYYLSRETGELGIQKGKVKKVVYFEKGMPVFALSNLLADRFGQFLVRVGKIKPEQLQDASAVAAQTNRRTGDVLVERGLLKDTERLYYVGQQVKAVIYSLFAWDEATYVMSFREKASAESIKLDVHPGNLIVRGIKKLYKPERLRRLLQPEDRLIPAVAPSYQFNEVELERWEAELLPKIDGIRTVAELLAFANRPEHVVYGFLVAMMSLGILEKRS; encoded by the coding sequence ATGGCCGCCCCCAGAATCCTCGTCGTCGATGACAACCCGGAGCTTCTCTCCCTCCTCACGCAGCTCTTCGAGGACGCGGGCTACGAGGTCGTCGGCGCCAGCCGCGGCAAGCAGGCCATCGAGGTGGCCAAGGCGCATCCTCCCGGCGCGGCCGTCTTGGACATCCTGCTGCCGGACATGATGGGCTATCCGCTGGCGGACGCGCTGCGCAAGGACAACCCGCAGCTGCCGTTGCTCTTCATCACCGGCGTCTTCAAGGGCGGCAAGCACGCGCTGGAGGCGCGCCAGAAGTACCAGGCGGCCGGCTACTTCGAGAAACCCTTCGAGGCGCAGAAGCTGCTGGAGGCCGTCACCAAGGTCCTCGCCCCCGAGAAGAAGGCCCCGCCCGCGGGCTCGCTCCAGGACGCCTTCGAGGTGGAGCTGGACATCGACGTGGAGGAGGAGGGCCCCCAGGACGTCATGGAGCTGACGGGCCGCATCAAGGTGACGGGCGGCGGCAACATCACCGCGGAGATTCGCGGCGCCAACCTCACCGCCAGCCCCATGCAGAAGGTGCCGGCCACCCAGGTGCGGCCGCCCACGCCGGGCCGTCCTCCGGACCAGCCGCCCCCGGGCTCGGGCGCGCCGGGCAGCCGCCGGGGCGAGCTGAAGGACAACCTGCCCTCGCTGCTCACCGCCTACTACCTGTCCCGGGAGACGGGCGAGCTGGGCATCCAGAAGGGCAAGGTGAAGAAGGTCGTCTACTTCGAGAAGGGCATGCCGGTGTTCGCCCTCTCCAACCTGCTCGCGGACCGCTTCGGCCAGTTCCTGGTGCGCGTGGGGAAGATAAAGCCCGAGCAGCTCCAGGACGCCTCCGCCGTGGCGGCGCAGACCAACCGCCGCACCGGCGACGTGCTGGTGGAGCGCGGGCTGCTCAAGGACACCGAGCGGCTGTACTACGTGGGCCAGCAGGTCAAGGCGGTCATCTACTCGCTCTTCGCCTGGGACGAGGCCACGTACGTGATGAGCTTCCGGGAGAAGGCCAGCGCGGAGTCCATCAAGCTGGACGTGCACCCCGGCAACCTCATCGTCCGCGGCATCAAGAAGCTCTACAAGCCGGAGCGCCTGCGCAGGCTGTTGCAGCCCGAGGACCGGCTCATCCCGGCGGTGGCTCCCTCGTACCAGTTCAACGAGGTGGAGCTGGAGCGGTGGGAGGCGGAGCTGCTGCCCAAGATTGACGGCATCCGCACGGTGGCGGAGCTGCTCGCGTTCGCCAACCGCCCCGAGCACGTCGTCTACGGGTTCCTGGTGGCGATGATGTCGCTGGGCATCCTGGAGAAGCGCTCGTAG
- a CDS encoding MXAN_6627.5 family MYXO-CTERM protein, whose product MASLRHLFRARTLGLLACLSLVSPALAWAQSAEDAGADGGIIIPLPDASSGEGGPDRDNPEGEDGTGRVNTVCRHSGDCSARFTCDDGKCRYTGVRKAEQVGCLMGAEGALVLVGLAGLARPRRNRG is encoded by the coding sequence ATGGCCTCTCTCCGTCACCTGTTCCGTGCCCGGACCCTCGGTCTGCTGGCGTGCCTGTCCCTCGTGTCCCCCGCGCTCGCGTGGGCCCAGTCCGCCGAGGACGCGGGCGCCGACGGGGGCATCATCATCCCCCTGCCGGACGCCTCCTCCGGCGAGGGCGGACCGGACCGCGACAACCCGGAGGGCGAGGACGGCACCGGGCGGGTGAACACCGTCTGCCGTCACAGCGGCGACTGTTCGGCGCGCTTCACCTGCGACGACGGGAAGTGCCGTTACACGGGTGTGCGCAAGGCGGAGCAGGTAGGCTGTCTGATGGGCGCGGAGGGTGCGCTGGTGCTGGTGGGTCTGGCGGGACTGGCCCGGCCCCGGCGCAACCGAGGATAG
- a CDS encoding methyltransferase, producing MRLGLKADNLLERVADWLNLAPKPLAHAFFGMMASRTLMAGVRLGVYGALADGAATSEALAARLKLSPEGMRSLLEALIACEAVERQRDGRYRLAPRSKRWLDPRSPQYVGAFLEFNYAQWDWWSQVEGVVRTGEAVDIHGFAPEDPRWRDYIHAMHQLARLAAPEVTSAIPLPRGAKTLLDLGGAHGWFAAEMCRRNRGLKATVLDLEGSVRVGRDIIACAGLSHLVTHQAGDILTADLGGPYDGVLLFQVMHHLTPAQNVALLRRIRGALAPKGTLAVLEYLREDIQDPSSSAPLIGLHYFVTSGAAAYTPAEVEGFLDDAGYRIESSRPIRHLPLQTLHVARLD from the coding sequence ATGCGGCTGGGCCTCAAGGCGGACAACCTGCTGGAGCGCGTGGCGGACTGGCTCAACCTGGCCCCCAAGCCCCTGGCCCATGCCTTCTTCGGGATGATGGCCTCGCGCACGCTGATGGCGGGGGTGCGGCTGGGGGTGTACGGCGCGCTGGCGGACGGCGCGGCGACCTCCGAGGCGCTGGCCGCCCGGCTGAAGCTGTCCCCCGAGGGGATGCGCTCGCTGTTGGAGGCCCTCATCGCCTGTGAGGCGGTGGAGCGTCAGCGCGACGGCCGCTACCGGCTGGCGCCCCGCTCGAAGCGGTGGCTGGACCCGCGCTCGCCCCAGTACGTGGGGGCGTTCCTGGAGTTCAACTACGCGCAGTGGGACTGGTGGAGCCAGGTGGAGGGCGTGGTGCGCACGGGCGAGGCGGTGGACATCCACGGCTTCGCCCCCGAGGACCCGCGCTGGCGTGACTACATCCACGCCATGCACCAGCTCGCCCGGCTGGCGGCCCCCGAGGTGACGAGCGCCATCCCCCTGCCCCGGGGCGCGAAGACGCTGCTGGATTTGGGCGGGGCGCACGGCTGGTTCGCGGCGGAGATGTGCCGACGCAACCGGGGCCTGAAGGCGACGGTGCTGGATTTGGAGGGCAGCGTGCGCGTGGGGCGGGACATCATCGCCTGCGCGGGGTTGAGCCACCTGGTCACCCACCAGGCCGGGGACATCCTCACCGCGGACCTGGGCGGCCCGTATGACGGGGTGCTGCTGTTCCAGGTGATGCACCACCTGACGCCCGCGCAGAACGTGGCGCTCCTGCGCCGCATCCGGGGGGCGCTGGCGCCCAAGGGGACGCTGGCGGTGCTCGAGTACCTGCGCGAGGACATCCAGGACCCCTCCAGCTCCGCGCCGCTCATCGGCCTGCACTACTTCGTGACGTCGGGCGCGGCGGCGTACACGCCGGCCGAGGTGGAGGGCTTCCTGGACGACGCGGGCTATCGCATCGAGAGCAGCCGGCCCATCCGCCACCTGCCCCTGCAGACGCTGCACGTGGCGCGGCTCGACTGA